The Juglans regia cultivar Chandler chromosome 6, Walnut 2.0, whole genome shotgun sequence genome contains the following window.
CCTTAATAAGACCACAAACAGcaggagaaaacccaaaagattgAAGTACCTTCAATAGAAAATCCCACTcaacatgatcataagccttggTCATATCAAGCTTTAATACCACGTtacccccatgaatttttttattaatagaatgaaccatttcttgtgttagactaatgttctcaaaaatacttcttccaggaataaaTGCACCTTGTTCAacagaaataattttaggaagcaAAACCGCCAAACGGTTTACAAGCACCTtcgagcaaattttataaaataccgaacaaagacttattggtctaaatttatcaaacccattaGGCTTATCCATCTTAGGAATTAAGACCACATAAGACGACGTATAAAATCTCGACCATTTACCACCTCTAAAAAACTCTTCCACCGCTGCCATAATATCCATTTTCATAATATCCCagacactcttaaaaaaatccgaaccaaaaccatccggccctGGCGCACTATTAGAAGGAATGGAATCTAGAGCATTTTTCACTTCATCGAAGGTATAGCCCCAATAATCTCATTATCCTCCAAAGAAATAACATTcgaaataatatgagataaatccGGTAAACTATCATGACTttcagtttgtaaaaattgtgaaaaataattgacagcACTTAAATGAATCTCCTCAGGAGATCCCAAATAAGTACCATCATGTAATCTCATGTCCGAGACTCTTTGTTTCCGTTTAAAAGACAAAATCGCATGGaagaaagatgaattttggTCCCCTTCCGCCCGCCATTTCATTTTAGCCAATTGAGCCAATCTAATTTCTTCCCGTCTACGCCAACTAGCTAACTCCATGTTTTTACTCACAAGATCCTGTTCAATCGCCGGATTCCAATGCTGTTGTAGTTCAGATTCCAAttcctcaattttattttctaacccCTGAATATGCGCTTCAGTTCTACCAAAAATACACTTATTCCATTCCCGTAAAGaacctcttaattttttaagcttGAAAGCCAGCTTCAGAAGACCAAAACCACCCACCTCCTCTGACCAAATTCTactcacaaactgatgaaaatcTGGATGCTCTATCCACATCTgctgaaaccgaaatggagaatgACCATACTTAAAAAGATCAGACTGAAATTGAATAAACATAGGCGAATGATCAGAAGTTGATCTAGATAAATAACAATTATTCATATTTGGAAATCTAGTCAAGCAACTGGCATTAACTAAACCTCTATCCAATTTTGCCCAACTACGTGCTAACCCTctttggccattacaccaagaaaatctTCTTCCCGACGACTTCATGTCCATTAAACCACAATTatcaatccaattattaaaatcctccatagccATTCTCGGACGTGGTCTACCACCTCTACGCTCCGAGTCTtcccttataatattaaaatcccctacaacAATACAAGGTTCATTACCAATTAGGTGGCCATTGAGAGACTCCCACAATTCTCTCCTCTCACCCAAAttacatttagcataaacaaaacaacaaatgacAGCGTTATTTCCCACTCCAacatgaattaaaatatattgttctttgCAAATAATCGGCTGAACTGAAATATCATCAtgccaaaacacccaaatcttACCAGACTCCCCATCATTTATAATAAACTTATCCATATGAAGAAACCGAGTGACCTCCTGCACCTTATCCGAGGAagcaaaaggttccattaacGCAACAATTTTCGGATTTAATTTCCTAACCAAACTTTTTAAACGACCTCTAGACGTTCCAaatcctctaatattccatgataaaataggaccaatcataaagaaaatttatttggccTAGAACTTACCCGATTCGAACTTCGaactttttgaaatattttcctcgTTCCTTTTCACTTAATATTCGCACCCTCATTTTCCGAAGCATAGTCTTTTTGTTTCGAGAAATGTTCCACGTGTAGCTCCGTATCTGGTTCAGAAACTGTATCCTCCATGCATTCATTATTCTCCTCAGGTATTTTTCCTAGTTCCGAATCAGAAACTATCGGCTCTAATTCCTTTTCAAAGATCAAATTACTATCCAAATTTTCTGTATTAACAACCCCAGTAAACCTCTCTTCCATCGACCCCTCCCCTGCCAGATTAAccaattcattcatttttaatccctctgtttcttcatcttctatcTCCTCTACATGATAATCCTTACCAGttaattcattttcttcaatcaaCCTAACATCCATTTCTTGACCCTCCAACTTATCCTGAGGTTCCCCCTCCTTTTCACCCATTTCTTGAGCACCATAATCCCGAGTTTAATCCTGcgacaaaactattttttccgTATCTCCTTGAGCCATTCCTGcgtccatcatcatcactcccTTGCCTTTATCCAACTCAACATTATTTTCCGCTtgtatctctatttttttttcttcaaaatcttttacattctttcttatccaAATCTTTTCTCCATCTCTCCGATTATGCAATTTACAGGTACGATCATTGTGCCcttgaattttacaatgagTACAAAACGCTGGAAGCGTCTCATAAATGATTTCTTGCTTGCGTCCCGATCCAggcatcccaatccaaaaataagaaattggCTCTTTTGATGCATCCATCTCCAAACATAAACGAGCTCCATCCGTGTGAGTTGCACATTTGGTTGTATTATCTCTTCTAATAAACTTACCAATCGGAGCAGTAaaaatctttagaaaagattcatgatagaAATTTGGAGGAAGCCCCGGCAACACAATCCAAACTGGGACCAAAGACGGCTCCTCATCTTCATTAAACTCTGGATTCCAGTGAAAAACGCGATACTGAATCCCATTTACTTCACAAGATTCACGAGAAATTGCTTTGACGAAATCTTGCTCATTTGTCATACGAATGAAAACATTTCTTGATCTCCACATAGCTGTAACCATCGGCATGCAAGATAATCCCCAGCGGAGATGTATAAACGATCGAATCACATCCAACGAAGGTCTCTGTCTATAGAGAACCTAAAAGGTTCCGCAGATCGAGCGACTTCCTCCTTGGTGAACTGAAAACACATTTCTCCATCCACGTACTTTGGCCCACGATGAGGCACCAATAATTCTGGAAGTGGTTGCGGAACCACAGATATCAGATCAGCAAAGGAACGTCGACTAGAATCCTTGGCCGCCATGGGCCCCTTCGGGAGGCCCGAAGCTATCTCTCGGCAACTTCTCAAATTCTTGGAGCGTTCTTGGAGTATCCACTATAGCcatttgtaatattagtattattatatattactattagtaatgtaattagaaatatattagtataataacctTTCAAACGGATATTTATCTAGTTTGAACGAGACGCCACGTCATTATAGACCCAGTTCAaaaacaatgaaacaaaaatctcCAGTTTGAACCAGTAGCCATCGAGAGCAACGATTTCACCTTTTATCTCTACCGCGAAAACTGCCACTCAACCGTCCTAGCAATcccacatttgaacttctaagaaGTATGGATCAAGTCTCCACATCTATTGTTTGGTTTTATGTTCGAATAGGTTGTGTTTAGGGGGGGGGGTATGGATTTAGAATTCTCAATCCCCCATTTTGGTGTCTTTCgtagaaataaaatcaaaataatcggTATAAATTATTGGGTTACACTctttaatcatttctaccgattaaaaCAAAGGATGACatctagatttaatttttaagtcgggggtgagttgactcagccatggttGTTTGGCTTGTTCATGTTCGAACTAACTCTAGTCCGTTCAAACGCTCAGTTGCCAAACAACATTATTTCGtttcgaacaaaaaaaattcgTTCGAATGAACAAAGATTGCCTgttcgaatgaataaaatagTTCATTCGAATAGATTTTACTAGTTCGAACATAATATGTTCCGTTTGAATTAATTatctcaattcagttcaatatagtatagtttttcaataatataatttaaatattatggataattatattcttactttctTTCTGGTTAAACAATATACTAATGACATCCAGTGGAATAAAACATGCGAGAGATCAGCCCAGCCAAAGTACTGGAGCAGCTCATGCTCAGGAGACGAGACCTATACTTATCGAGTGTGAGATCATTTTGTCTTACTTCTTTGATCTTTCATGGTTGGGAAGGAGTATACAATCCAGCTTCACTGAGTGGAGATGGATACCAATCTGTCAGCAGTGGGGGACTGCATATCCAGATATGGTCGGTGAGTTTTACTGTACCATGGGAGAGGATAGCGCTAGCGCTGATGTTCTGTTCTACACCTTATCGGTCCggggagtgagtattaatttctctctccgCATTATTGCTAAGTTTGTTGACATCCCGGTGTGGGCAACTCATATCCTGCAGAGGCTACACGGGGACCAGTGGCTGCACCTTCTGATTCTGACACACAGGTCGCATCCTCCATGCTAGGCCTGGATGTAGAGTCAGATGCTAGTTCAGatggtagtgaggatgaggatctACCTGATGATCGATCAGGTGCGTCAGCTAGTTTAAGACCCTTTGGCTCCTCTatatgatgggagcaaggtgaTCCAACAGGCCAATTGTATATCATTTTtcagaatgcttaatttgattgttgacTATAACATCGATCCGAAAAAATATAAGACTGATTTTAGGATCGATTGAGCCAGATTTTTGCTGCGGATAGCACGGGGGGACCCCATTGATCTGGCATTGTATCTCTTCCTCTGCATTCGATCGGAGTCACGCTTTTCCAATAgaggtagtctaccatttgcactactaatatctaacctcctactccAATCGAGGGTTACAGAGTCTATGACTGAGGGGAGGTCGTCAGAAGATCACATTCAACAAGAGCAAGGGGCACTTGCGGAAGACTGCTCTAGAATAGCCTAGTGATCCTCCCACAGATCTAGCTTCTAGTAGTACTGTCGCTGTTGAGAGACAGCCTCCTGGGGCTATTTTGGATAAGGTACGAGCTCTGTTTGTAGAGTTCGTTAATGAGCCCATCATGAAGAAGTTTAGGGATCTGGAAGGACACATTAAAATCAAGAGAATGTTGATCTACGTAGCAAATATtgatcgttttagttattattttatttttttatgttgtattgaacattttatatttatgatgtaattaatgtatgatttttattttacgtGTTTGctaccttgtttatttttttcattttatatgccgttcatgataatataaaaaatgatactatctttaaagttatatttatataaatttgccataaaagaaatcactataaagttttgaaattaattagataaaattaatttatgaatttataaatattttaactcaccacaaatcataatatataatatatacacatttttatattttgaaaatgataacaaataaatggaaaaaatatttattactttaatgaaaaaattatatgcacaaatccaaactaataaacaaattaatcgAAAAAATGTCCGTttgaacaaagaaatttaagttcgaaTGGTTATTAACTTTCTCCgggataaataaattaatttcccaccaatattattattcaaacatattaTTTACTGTTCGAATATACATTAATTTcatgtttgaatatgttttgttccgttcgaacggttttatttttttgagataattttattcgtcacaaaatatcttgttcgaatggatatttatccgttcgaatgaatttagtagctcaagaatttttggagagaaatatttcgtctccaaaaatgacttttagggacgaatttAATTCATCCCTAACAagtttcgtccctaaaagtcaaatctcttgtagtgagttttaattttaattttaatttaatttatttatattttttaccatAGGACCTATTAGTAATCTAGAAACCTATTAGTAAATAAGTATACAAAAATAGTTTTAACAAACAAACATATTAGCCattgaaaaatgctaaatgtatttaagaaaaacatacaaaaagtttatttctccacgtgtcagttattaatatactgaaaatcttgaaatttgaaattcaaaagaaaactaacaaaaagtCTTggaagtaaaattataagtaaaaatataagtacaTGTAACACTACTTATTATCTGTTATTCTAAAATCTTTACATGgactacatattatttatatgacataatttgaaatttagaagataatatttgatttgtaaaattcaaattttataattgaataattctatttgaaattcTTTAATTACATGATTACAATCATCTGCCTAATTGTGGTGTGGTTTggtttagaatatatataaactttaaaatttgaatcttacaaattattaaattatattatgtagaTAAAGTGTGATGTAAAGATCTTTGAAATagcatattcatttaaaatttggaaaaatatatttaccatCTATTTTATCTTCATCCTCTCAACAtttattgatttgatatttttaagagtgaaacataataaataatatttaattatttaataacacatcacaaaataaaaagagaataaatgcATTACTCACTAATTAATGGTATAATAAAGCAAACAAGGGATCAGACAGCTTTGAAAGTACTGTAATAATTACTGTCTAATTTCTGGCTGCAAAACAGCTCCAGTGAATTCTAAGATCATGACATAcattgagatgatgaatattgTGATTAGAAATAGAGATTTTTGGTTGTTATGTATCGAACTACACCAGAATAACTCATTTCTCTGGCTGTAATTAGAAGCCACAACGCCACTCTGGGCTTGATATAAAGCGCCGGCCACTTTGTCTCCAATTTCATTTGGTAGGTGAGAAAAAGACGTATGAAACTGAATTAGGAAACTAACCCAAATAACAATTTGAAGCAGATCTCAAATTGACAAGAGCCTCCTTGCGAGAAGCAATTGTTGACTGATAAATTTCTGTGGACTTGCTTCTGTCCCCAGTTTTTCCTGTAGCAATTCTTTGTTTACCAAGTCAAAGAGCTTAACACATGAAGTTGcctcaaaatattataaatacacATGATGAGAGTTCCTACAATATTACAACTTCTTCAGTTGCCCCTTCCATCCAATTCGAAACTCATAGCCAAGATTCATGGGTTTCTCTTCCCGTCTAATGCTTCAGGCTACCATATTGTTTGTCCTGATATGTTTCAAATGCATATTTCTTGGAGTTGAATCAGCCACTTTAAGTCTATCTACAGACAAGGAAGCCTTGATCTCattcaagtctaaaattaatCTGGTGCCTCGCAATGCTCTATCTTCTTGGGACCCAAACACATCGCCCTGCAATTGGACTGGGGTGGTCTGCAACAAGTCTAGCCTGAGAGTGATCAGCCTTGATCTTTCAGGTTATGGACTTAAAGGATCCATCAGTCCTCGTATTGGCAATCTCTCCTTCCTCCGTTCCCTTCAACTCCAAAATAACCAATTCACTGGAAAGCTTCCCACTGAAATTGGTCATCTTTTTCGTTTGAGAGTTCTGAACATGAGCTCTAATGGA
Protein-coding sequences here:
- the LOC118348596 gene encoding uncharacterized protein LOC118348596; this translates as MEPFASSDKVQEVTRFLHMDKFIINDGESGKIWVFWHDDISVQPIICKEQYILIHVGVGNNAVICCFVYAKCNLGERRELWESLNGHLIGNEPCIVVGDFNIIREDSERRGGRPRPRMAMEDFNNWIDNCGLMDMKSSGRRFSWCNGQRGLARSWAKLDRGLVNASCLTRFPNMNNCYLSRSTSDHSPMFIQFQSDLFKYGHSPFRFQQMWIEHPDFHQFVSRIWSEEVGGFGLLKLAFKLKKLRGSLREWNKCIFGRTEAHIQGLENKIEELESELQQHWNPAIEQDLVSKNMELASWRRREEIRLAQLAKMKWRAEGDQNSSFFHAILSFKRKQRVSDMRLHDGTYLGSPEEIHLSAVNYFSQFLQTESHDSLPDLSHIISNVISLEDNEIIGAIPSMK
- the LOC118348597 gene encoding uncharacterized protein LOC118348597; this translates as MWRSRNVFIRMTNEQDFVKAISRESCEVNGIQYRVFHWNPEFNEDEEPSLVPVWIVLPGLPPNFYHESFLKIFTAPIGKFIRRDNTTKCATHTDGARLCLEMDASKEPISYFWIGMPGSGRKQEIIYETLPAFCTHCKIQGHNDRTCKLHNRRDGEKIWIRKNVKDFEEKKIEIQAENNVELDKGKGVMMMDAGMAQGDTEKIVLSQD